DNA from Mugil cephalus isolate CIBA_MC_2020 chromosome 5, CIBA_Mcephalus_1.1, whole genome shotgun sequence:
TCTGGCCAGCTGAGGCTCAGAGAAGACAAAGCATCTGGGATGAGCCCATCAAATTCAACACCAAGGCAAAGGATTCGTGCACCATGATCATCACCGGTCAAGGGGAATACACAAGGCTGAGGATGTCATGCCAGGGCGCAAAACGCTCCTACTGGTGCGAGTATGTGGGCACGCCACAAGCCTGCCGAGCTTACAGCAAAAACCCCCGCCACTATTTTGTTCAGATGTCCTGGATCCTGAGGAAGCACTATAATGCCTGCCAGGCACCGAGGGAGATCAAACCTCACATGTGCAGGATGGCCTCTGATGACTCTCAGATGATCTTCTCAGGTGCTTCCTTCTCCCGGTCAGAAGCTCCTTCTAGGACAGAAGC
Protein-coding regions in this window:
- the fgfbp2a gene encoding fibroblast growth factor binding protein 2a; its protein translation is MWIQATALLLACCLWPAEAQRRQSIWDEPIKFNTKAKDSCTMIITGQGEYTRLRMSCQGAKRSYWCEYVGTPQACRAYSKNPRHYFVQMSWILRKHYNACQAPREIKPHMCRMASDDSQMIFSGASFSRSEAPSRTEARPAVQTRRPQRPPTPTRPDSARQANAKTVRMPQRGKTTQAPSSQPITTTTPPVESTPKRMARQYCWRSLQGVCTYVIGLFRS